In bacterium, one genomic interval encodes:
- a CDS encoding transglutaminase domain-containing protein, with protein sequence MKLRAFFAALVTASAITAVTAQCKPITLKTPSDSVRIIFGDIDQWVKFDPLKNPDTSRLNMQHDLILLSEVDSLFVPRSETPVEIQFQLNSRTHTEIFLFVIPPDVSKFELLKQYPAYRSDSVSESLSPIYPRSPDSILAKLREKYHLDSLAGTGSTSERAIRLLIWVHNSIRHDGNREGPTGATLERMAKAIDSGATMNCAGLAQTLAEFYCALGFTARAVVGLPFDTSDHECHQWTEVWSDQDQKWLFFDPTNNSYFIDPLGKPMQITEVRQELALGDPSLRDEFIRINDDFNWNGQPLDKDQYLNYMTKNLFRFRTWAYPSIDPSASWVIELVPIGYAIFPMGIEVSGGVTWFRTNDISLFWMPPNLKRGH encoded by the coding sequence ATGAAATTACGCGCCTTCTTCGCAGCTTTGGTCACAGCGAGTGCAATCACCGCGGTAACTGCGCAATGCAAACCCATCACTCTCAAGACGCCATCCGATTCGGTCAGAATCATTTTCGGTGATATCGACCAGTGGGTGAAATTCGACCCCTTGAAAAATCCGGATACCTCGCGCCTGAACATGCAGCATGACCTCATCCTCCTTTCGGAGGTGGACTCGCTTTTTGTCCCTCGCTCTGAGACACCGGTCGAAATTCAGTTCCAATTGAACTCCAGGACGCACACTGAGATCTTCCTATTTGTCATACCGCCCGACGTGTCTAAGTTTGAATTACTGAAACAGTATCCTGCGTACAGGTCAGACTCAGTTTCTGAGTCACTGTCGCCCATTTATCCCAGATCGCCGGACTCGATATTGGCTAAGTTGCGCGAGAAGTATCATCTCGACAGCCTTGCCGGGACAGGTTCGACCTCAGAGCGCGCCATCAGACTCCTAATATGGGTACACAATTCTATACGCCACGACGGCAACCGCGAAGGACCAACTGGAGCGACTCTCGAAAGAATGGCCAAAGCAATCGACTCCGGGGCGACCATGAATTGCGCCGGTCTGGCTCAAACACTCGCGGAGTTCTATTGCGCATTGGGGTTCACAGCTCGCGCGGTGGTTGGACTTCCGTTTGATACCTCTGATCACGAATGCCATCAATGGACCGAGGTCTGGTCGGATCAAGATCAGAAATGGCTGTTTTTTGACCCGACCAATAACAGTTACTTCATCGATCCACTGGGGAAACCAATGCAGATCACGGAGGTGCGACAGGAATTGGCATTGGGTGATCCGTCTCTTCGAGATGAGTTCATTCGCATCAACGATGACTTCAATTGGAATGGTCAGCCCTTGGACAAAGATCAATATCTCAACTACATGACAAAAAACCTCTTCCGATTCAGAACCTGGGCCTATCCATCAATCGACCCCAGCGCGAGCTGGGTTATTGAGTTGGTACCGATAGGATACGCGATTTTCCCAATGGGGATTGAGGTGAGTGGTGGGGTCACCTGGTTTCGGACGAACGATATCTCTCTCTTCTGGATGCCACCTAACCTGAAACGAGGACACTAA